The stretch of DNA CCTGGAGACGGCTCTCTTCTTCCTCATGTCCTGGAGCACCTTCTTAATGGCTGAGGCCTGTGGCTTCACAGGTAAACCCTCATCTTACCGCAAAGCTACGCTCAGGTCATGGTCCCACCCCACGGGTTATTTTTCATCACCCAGCTTATTATGGTTAATCACGATGTGGGTGTGTCTGCTTGATGTTGTGTGTGCAGGTGTGGTGGCGGTGCTGTTCTGTGGGATCACTCAGGCTCACtacaccttcaacaacctgtcccCTGAGTCCCAGGACAGGACCAAACAGGTGAGGACAACGTTTACCGTTGCAGTTATTTACGGGCAAGCTACTTTGGACAGCAATGTCATCTGCTAAATGTTGATGTTCCATCAGAGTCCCTGAAAGGTTGTTtttgtgttgtcctgtagttgTTTGAGCTGCTGAACTTCCTGGCGGAGAATTTCATCTTCTCCTACATGGGTCTGGCGTTGTTCACTTTCAAGAACCACATCTTCAACCCCGCCTTCATCGTCGGGGCTTTCGTATCTTTACTCAAAACTATAATACTTCAATTAATATTCAACTTTTGATTTAGTAGCACTGTAGGCAGTTAATGTGGCGTATGGACCATATTGCATGTAAAGTTGGTGAAACCAGAAAGGTCATGGTAAGAACCAAAATTCTATagctttttaatgtttttttctaGTGCAAATATTCAGTAGACTGGAGGGGTTTCTTTGTTTCTCTGGACTGTTTGGAGGCCTCCTTGACAGTGTTCTCCTCCCAGCTGGCAGTGTTCCTGGGAAGAGCAGCCAACATCTACCCCCTGTCCTTCCTGCTCAACCTGGGACGCAGGAACAAGATCAGCTCCAACTTCCAACACATGATGATGTTTGCTGGTACAGTGTGTGACGTGGTCAGACAGAGATCTGGCGCCACAGTTTGTCAATTTCCTTTTCTCATAAATTGCAGCTTAAGTTCAGTCACCAGAATAAATAGCTTTGTATTTACTTGAAGAGAAAAGGCGTGTGAAGGAAAATAAGCTATCCCTTTCTCTCCAATTTCAGGATTTCCGGGGATGAAATATCAGCcacagttatatatacagtaccagtcaaaagtttagacacacctacttattcaagggtttttctttatttttactattttatacattgtagaataatagtgaagacattaaatactatgaaataacacatgtggacgcatgtagtaaccaaaaaagtgttaaacaaatcaaaatatattttagactcttcaaagtagccaccctttgccttgatgacagctttgcacactcttggcattctctcaaccagcttcataaggaatgcttttccaacagtcttgaaggagttcccacatatgctgagcacttgtctacttttccttcactttgtggtccaactcatcccaaaccatctcattgtggaggccaggtcatctgatgcagcactcatcatgCTCCTTGATCAAacagtccttacacagcctggaggtgtgttgggtcattgtcctgttgaaaaacaaatgatagtcccactaagcgaaaACCAGCTggtatggcgtatcgctgcaaaatgctgtggtagcaatgctggttataagtgccttgaattctaaatgaatcactgacagtgtcacgagcaaagcacccccataccatcacaccacctccatgcttcacggtgggaaccacacatgcagagatcatccgttcacctactctgcgtctcacaaagacagagtagtgttctttagtagtggtttctttgcagcaatttgaccatgaaggcctgattcatgcagtctcctctgaacagttgatgtagaggtgtgtctgttacttgatctctgtgaagcatttatttggcctgcaatttctgaggctggtaactctaatgaacttatcctctgcagcagaggtaactctgggtttccctttcctgtggcggtcctcatgagaaccagtttcatcatagcacttgatgttttttgtgactgctcttaaatgttctgtattgactaaccttcatatcttaaagtaatgatggactgtcatttctctttacttatttgagctgttcttgccataatatggacttggtcttttaccaaataaggctatcttctgtataccacccctaccatgtcacaacacaacaggctcagatgcattaagaaggaaagaaattccacaaattaatttttaacaaggtacacctgttaattgaaatgctttccaggtgacttcctcatgaagctggttgagaaaatgccaagagtctgcaaagctgtcatcaaggcgaaggatggctactttgaagaatctcaaatataaaatatattttgatttgtttaacactttttggttactccgtatgtattatttcataattttgatgtcttcactattattctacaatgtaaaaataaaggaaaacctggaatgagtaggtgtgtccaaacctttgactggtactgtacagtcgtggccaaaagttttgagaatgacacaaatattaattttcacaaagtctaatgcctcagtttgtatgatggcaatttgcatatactccagaatgttatgaggagtgatcagatgaattgctattaattgcaaagtccctctttgcattgcaaatgaactgaatccccgaaaaacatttccactgcatttcagccctgccacaaaaggaccagctgacatcatgccagtgattctcttgttaacacaggtgtgtgttgacgaggacaaggctgaagatcactctgtcatgctgattgagttcgaataacagactggaagcttcaaaaggagggtggtgcttggaatcattgttcttcctctgtcaaccatggttacctgcaaggaaacacgtgccgtcataatttctttgcacaaaaagggcttcacaggcaaggatattgctgccagtaagattgcacctaaggggcctcccgggtggtgcagtggtctaaggctgtgccaccagagattctgggttcgagcccaggctctgtcgcagccggccgcgcccgggaggtccatggggcaacgcacaattggcccagcgtcgtccgggttagggagggtttggccggcagggatatccttgtctcatcgcgcaccagcgactcctgtggcgggccgggcgcagtgcacgctgaccggtgtttcctccgacacattggtgcggctggtttccgggttggatgtgcgttgtgtcaagaagcagtgctgttgggttgtgtttcggagtacgcatggctctcgaccttcgcctctcccgagtccgtacgggagttgcagcgatgagacaagactgtaactaattggataccatgaaattggggagaaaaaaggggtaagaaaagaaaaaaagaagaatgtaccaaaatcaaccatttatcggatcatcaagaatttCAAGGacagcggttcaattgttgtgaagaaggcttcagggcgcccaaggaAGTCCAGCAAGTCTCAGGACCGTCccttaaagttgattcagctgtgggatcggggcaccaccagtacagagcttgctcaggaatggcacttttggaggatggcctggtgtcaagaagagcagcaaagatgccacttctctccaggaaaaacattagggacagactgatattctgcaaaaggtacagggattggactgcagaggactggggtaaagtcattttctctgatgaatcccctttccaattgtttggggcatccggaaaaaagcttgtccggagaagacaaggtgagcgctaccatcagtcctgtgtcatgccaacagtaaagcatcctgagaccattcatgtgtggggttgcttctcagccaagggagtaggctcactcacaatttttcctaagaacacagccatgaataaagaatggtaccaacacatcctctgagagcaacttctcccaagcatccaggaacagtttgttgacgaacaaaagtgataactaagtggctcggggaacaaaacattgatattttgggtccatggccaggaaactccccaccttaatcccattgagaacttgtggtcaatcgtcAAGAGGCGGGCgtacaaacaaaaacccacaaactccaagcattgattatgcaagaatgggctgccatcagtcaggatgtggcccagaagttaattgtcagcatgccagggcggattgcagaggtcttgaaaaagaagggtcaacactgcaaatattgactttttgcatcaacttaatgtaattgtcagtatgaaatgcttgtaattatacttcagtattccatagtaacatctgacaaaaatatctaaagacactgaggcagcagacttgtgaaaattaatatttgtgtcattctcaaaacttttggccacgacggtatgtaaaatatgtttcggGAATTTTTTGAAATATCGTCCCAATTTTTGTCCTaaagctttaaaaaaatatatatatgttcatTTATGAGTCTGCTTTTGTTTGTCCGGTGATTTAGGAGATGCTGTTTTGCTAATACAGTACATCCTTTATAGAATATTAATGTAGTAACTTGAGTCATACCAGCACCTGTTGTTTCAATGACCCCTATGGACCTGTTTAACTGATTGTCATGTGATCACTATAATTGGAAATGTTCAGAGTTCCCACACCAGTGACGTTATCTAACAAAAAGCTATTTTAAGTGATATTACttgtggagagacacacacacacacacacacaatattaccCCTCCTTGTTTCCAGAAGAATCCaggctcctaagcaactttgcagtatttagtttttttgtgttatttcttacattatccacaagcatttcgctacacccgcaataatatGTGTGACCAATTTGATTTGTCTTCCTCCACAGGTCTGCGCGGGGCGATGACCTTTGCCCTTTCCATCCGGGACACGGCTACGTACGCCCGTCAGATGATGTTCACCACCACCCTCCTCATCGTCTTCTTCACTGTGTGGGTCTGTGGAGGGGGAACCACTCAGATGCTCTCCTGCCAGCACATACGGTAGGTCCACCGCGGGTGGTCAAAGGTTAGGGGATGTTGGTGTCtgcctatttatttttgtcacCTTCAAACGGAACCTTTGTTGAATTGATGTTTATTCTAATCGAGGATACACAAAGCACATAAGGTTGCCTGTCCATATTCATTATGATCGTCTGTGACCACTGTGATCTGGTCGACTCATTTATGTGTATCTGCGTTTGTAACAGTGTTGGAGTCGATTCGGACGCAGATAACACAGTGAGTATTAAGACTCTGAAAGTTGAGTTATTTGACTTGAATGCTGTAATCGTCTGTTGTTCTGAGTGGATCGCTGTATCAGTCTTGTGTGTCTCGTCAGATGAGCATTACAGAGGGATCAGAGCGGCGGAGCACCAAACACGAGAGTGCCTGGCTCTTCAGGATCTGGTACAACTTTGACCACAAGTATCCTTTGATGTCATATATTTGATTGCAGTAGTTGCACATATATATACAATAACATACTAGccgacagcagtggtgtactgAAGAAGAGGCGGATGGTTCTCCTATAGTACTCTCCCATTACATATTTGAGCAGTTTGTTTTGTTACTAAGTGACACAGTTGAGGCCTTGACTCTACGCCCTCTCCAGCTACCTGAAGCCCATCCTGACCCACAGCGGCCCCCCACTCACCGTCACCATGCCTGCCTGCTGTGGACCACTGGCCAGATGTCTCACCAGCCCACAGGCCTATGAGGTCAGGCCCCACCAACCATGTGTTCCTATTAACCCTGTGACCCTGTTAGGGGGATTatggtaatagtaatgacatgtAGTGAGGAAGTGTTTTCTTCTTTGTTTTAATGAGTATCACAGCGGATAGTGTATATTTGAATGAACGCAAATGAGGAGTTGCTAATTTCATCAAAGCTAAAGCATTAGTTCACTTATAGCAGGAGTATTTGATTAGTGAGAACTGTCATAATCAAAGTGTCATCTAGTGGTAACctattttgaaatgtttctttCCTGCCACCAGAACGAGTGCCAGCTGAAGGACGACGACTCGGACCTCATCCTGACAGACGGGGACATCAGCCTGACCTACGGTGACATCACTGTGAGCACGGACGCCAGCGGCGCCCACACCAGTGCCGGGCCCGCGGGCACCACCTCCGCCGTCATCTCCGCTGACGACCTGGACCGCGAGCTGACGTACGGGGACCACGAGCTGGTGATGAGGGGTACTCGTCTTGTCCTGCCCATGGACGACTCCGAGCCCCCGCTCGCCGACCCACGACACCGCATGCGGATGTGAGGCGAAAGAGAGAACAGCTAGCCAGATGACCAATTCACTCTACGTCCTGCTCCCCGCAGGAATTAGATCAACTAAGATCAGCAAgagactggtctctctctctctcctctctctcctctctctctgtctttcctcttctctcataccgctcctcatctgtctctctctctctcctctctctctctgtctttcctcttctctcataccgctcctcatctgtctctctctctctcctctctctctctgtctttcctcttctctcataccgctcctcatctgtctctctctctctcctctctctctctgtctttcctcttctctcaaaccgctcctcatctgtctctctctctctctgtctttcctcttctctcataccgctcctcatctgtctctctctctctctgtctttcctcttctctcataccgctcctcatctgtctctctctctctcctctctctctctgtctttcctcttctctcataccgctcctcatctgtctctctctctcctctctctctctgtctttcctcttctctcataccgctcctcatctgtctctctctctctgtctttcctcttctctcataccgctcctcatctgtctctctctctctgtctttcctcttctctcataccgctcctcatctgtctctctcctctctctctctgtctttcctcttctctcataccgctcctcatctgtctctctctctcctctctctctctctgtctttcctcttctctcataccgctcctcatctgtctctctctctctcctctctctctctctgtctttcctcttctctcataccgctcctcatctgtctctctctctcccccactgcctCTCCTCTTTGAGTTTCTCAAGTGGTTAATCCATGTCTACCTCATTATTGTTTGTTAATTTCTACTCCTGTCGCCATCATTATAATACGAATCATTTATTCATGTTTCCTTTTGATTTGGTTAAACCGATAGCTTTTCTCAGTTTGTCTTCTAACAGGACCCAATGAAAGCACGTGGCAATCTGCTCACCGTAGCGCTGCAGAGTCGTCTATACGCATGCATTAGTCTGTATGTGGAGGTCACAGTGCAACAGCTAGCTTAGCTAA from Salvelinus fontinalis isolate EN_2023a chromosome 29, ASM2944872v1, whole genome shotgun sequence encodes:
- the LOC129827674 gene encoding sodium/hydrogen exchanger 6-like — its product is MFNMGYNKFRVNATRKMSKTLALTVLTCLSFCISVCRAEDSAMENIVTERKVEDNHRQDSADLLIFIMLLTLTILTIWLFKHRRFRFLHETGLAMIYGVLVGVVLRYGIHVPRDISNVTLSCHVNASPPTLLVNVSGKFYEYSLKGEISPSEINDVQDNEMLRKVTFDPEVFFNILLPPIIFHAGYSLKRRHFFRNMGSILAYAFLGTVISCFIIGLLMYGCVTLMKQVGQLNGDFFFTDCLLFGAIVSATDPVTVLAIFNELQVDVDLYVLLFGESVLNDAVAVVLSSSIVAYQPEGDNSHTFEVMAMLKSFGVFLGVFSGSFALGVATGVMTALVTKFTKLRDFQLLETALFFLMSWSTFLMAEACGFTGVVAVLFCGITQAHYTFNNLSPESQDRTKQLFELLNFLAENFIFSYMGLALFTFKNHIFNPAFIVGAFLAVFLGRAANIYPLSFLLNLGRRNKISSNFQHMMMFAGLRGAMTFALSIRDTATYARQMMFTTTLLIVFFTVWVCGGGTTQMLSCQHIRVGVDSDADNTMSITEGSERRSTKHESAWLFRIWYNFDHNYLKPILTHSGPPLTVTMPACCGPLARCLTSPQAYENECQLKDDDSDLILTDGDISLTYGDITVSTDASGAHTSAGPAGTTSAVISADDLDRELTYGDHELVMRGTRLVLPMDDSEPPLADPRHRMRM